In a genomic window of Virgibacillus sp. SK37:
- a CDS encoding exo-beta-N-acetylmuramidase NamZ domain-containing protein — protein sequence MKRSFIMFFAALLILSSLTAAFADKGNGKGKKHPSKLKLGVEVLLDEQKDLIKGKRVGLITNPTGVDQELNSIVDRLHKDRDVDLTALYGPEHGVRGDAQAGEYVEYYMDEETGLPVYSLYGKTRKPTPEMLEGIDVLLFDIQDVGTRFYTYIYTMAYAMEAAQENDIPFIVLDRPNPLGGHKVEGPVLDPDYASFVGKYPIPLRHGMTVGELAELFNDEFEIDADLTVVKMDGWKRNMYYDDTGLEFVLPSPNMPTLTTAIVYPGAALIEGTNVSEGRGTTKPFELIGAPFINGTKLATELTKKDLPGVKFRAASFTPSFSKHSGKLSHGIQIHITNKKAYKPVETGLHIVKTINDMYPEDFAFRAENSSGISFFDNLIGNGWVREAIEDGSSVKEIQKQWKHELKDFEKLRKDYLLY from the coding sequence ATGAAAAGATCGTTTATTATGTTTTTTGCGGCACTTCTGATTTTAAGTTCCCTCACTGCTGCATTTGCTGATAAAGGAAATGGAAAAGGTAAAAAACATCCGAGCAAATTGAAGTTAGGTGTGGAAGTACTACTGGACGAACAAAAAGATCTTATTAAAGGAAAGCGGGTTGGTTTAATTACCAACCCTACCGGAGTCGACCAAGAATTAAATAGTATTGTTGATCGTTTGCACAAGGATCGTGATGTAGACCTTACTGCCCTTTACGGTCCGGAGCATGGTGTGCGTGGTGATGCACAAGCAGGTGAATATGTTGAGTACTACATGGATGAAGAGACCGGCTTACCCGTATACAGTCTATATGGAAAGACTCGTAAACCAACACCTGAAATGCTCGAGGGCATTGATGTATTGCTATTCGATATCCAGGATGTAGGAACACGCTTCTATACCTATATATACACAATGGCTTACGCAATGGAAGCAGCACAGGAAAATGACATTCCATTTATTGTGCTTGACCGCCCAAATCCGCTTGGTGGGCACAAAGTAGAAGGCCCTGTACTTGACCCCGACTATGCATCTTTTGTTGGAAAATATCCAATACCATTACGCCATGGCATGACTGTGGGTGAATTGGCAGAGTTATTCAATGATGAATTTGAAATTGATGCTGATTTAACTGTAGTGAAAATGGATGGTTGGAAAAGAAATATGTATTACGATGATACAGGCCTGGAATTTGTTTTACCATCACCAAATATGCCAACACTGACTACAGCAATTGTGTATCCTGGTGCCGCTTTAATTGAGGGTACCAATGTATCAGAAGGTCGTGGAACAACGAAACCTTTTGAACTCATCGGTGCACCTTTTATAAATGGAACAAAGCTCGCTACAGAACTGACGAAGAAAGATTTACCTGGCGTAAAGTTCCGTGCTGCATCTTTTACACCATCCTTTTCAAAGCATAGCGGCAAGTTAAGTCACGGCATCCAAATTCATATAACAAATAAGAAAGCATATAAGCCTGTGGAGACTGGGCTGCATATTGTGAAAACAATCAATGACATGTACCCTGAAGATTTTGCATTCCGAGCAGAAAATAGTTCAGGTATTTCTTTTTTTGATAATCTGATTGGCAATGGCTGGGTCCGTGAAGCAATTGAGGATGGATCCTCTGTAAAAGAAATACAAAAACAGTGGAAACATGAATTGAAAGACTTTGAGAAACTACGCAAAGACTATCTATTATACTAA
- a CDS encoding carbohydrate ABC transporter permease codes for MKRSVGQILGRTGIRIPLILWTIAVLYPIFWMFLGAFKSNAEIYRNPWGFPESFSWQNFIDAWNNYNIDTSVFNSLFVTVLGAAITLVLAIPTAYAIERLNFRGSRFLFTLYVSAMMIPMVLGWIPLFFLLMKLNLLDNIIGLSIVYAVSQLPFTIFVLTSFMSTIPKSLEESAAMDGLSPYGVLWKIITPLSMSGIITVTIMNAIQFWNEYFMALIFLQTQENYTLALAIDFISSEAQYTNAWGTLFASLVIAITPVIILYAIFQQRIAKGMTEGAIKG; via the coding sequence GTGAAACGAAGTGTTGGTCAAATCCTGGGAAGAACCGGGATACGAATTCCTCTCATTTTATGGACAATTGCTGTGTTGTACCCGATTTTTTGGATGTTTCTCGGTGCGTTTAAGTCAAACGCTGAAATCTATAGAAATCCCTGGGGGTTTCCGGAAAGCTTTAGTTGGCAAAACTTTATTGATGCGTGGAACAACTATAATATTGATACAAGCGTATTTAATAGTTTATTTGTCACTGTGCTGGGTGCGGCAATTACCCTCGTACTTGCCATTCCGACTGCATATGCGATTGAACGATTAAATTTTAGAGGAAGTCGGTTTTTATTTACCTTGTACGTATCTGCCATGATGATTCCTATGGTGCTAGGCTGGATCCCATTATTCTTTTTATTAATGAAACTAAACCTGCTTGATAATATTATTGGTTTATCTATTGTTTATGCTGTTAGTCAGTTGCCGTTTACGATTTTTGTATTAACAAGTTTTATGAGTACAATACCTAAATCCTTGGAAGAATCAGCAGCGATGGATGGTCTGTCTCCATATGGAGTGCTATGGAAGATTATTACTCCTCTAAGTATGTCAGGGATTATTACGGTGACTATTATGAATGCGATACAGTTTTGGAATGAATATTTTATGGCATTAATCTTTCTGCAAACACAAGAGAATTATACATTAGCTTTAGCAATTGATTTTATAAGCAGTGAGGCGCAATATACGAACGCATGGGGCACGTTATTTGCAAGTCTGGTTATAGCAATCACTCCTGTTATTATATTATATGCCATTTTCCAGCAACGAATTGCAAAGGGAATGACAGAAGGGGCAATCAAAGGATAG
- a CDS encoding carbohydrate ABC transporter permease has translation MVQSKKQKYTFLAFCLIPTFIMFAIFTLYPLFSGLYYSFFDWSGSSQNKDFIGIDNYIKLFNDAIIPGTIIHDYFLVATKVIGIMVMALFIAVALTQLKIKEAPFYRIVFFFPNIMSVVVIGILWTFIYNPNLGLINSGLEFIGLESWTRPWLGSETWALPSLVLPSIWAGIGLFMLMLMGGIANVSKSYYEAAEIDGANEWQQFWKVTLPLIWPQIKISVLYIVITTLNGSFIIVQVMTGGGPNNSTHVMGSYLYQQAFVQFNFGYGATIGVMILVFSLLTVLILQFFMRRDKVEY, from the coding sequence ATGGTACAGTCAAAAAAACAAAAGTATACTTTTTTGGCTTTTTGTTTGATTCCTACATTTATCATGTTTGCAATTTTTACCCTTTACCCACTGTTTAGTGGCTTATATTATTCATTTTTTGATTGGTCAGGCTCTTCACAGAATAAGGATTTTATAGGGATCGACAATTACATAAAGCTTTTTAATGATGCAATTATTCCAGGAACAATTATTCATGATTACTTTCTGGTGGCGACAAAAGTGATTGGTATTATGGTTATGGCATTATTTATCGCTGTTGCTTTAACACAATTGAAAATTAAGGAAGCCCCTTTTTATCGAATTGTTTTTTTCTTCCCTAACATTATGTCAGTTGTTGTTATAGGTATATTATGGACTTTTATCTATAATCCAAATCTTGGTTTAATTAATTCAGGTTTAGAATTTATTGGACTTGAGAGTTGGACCAGACCTTGGCTTGGTAGTGAAACATGGGCTTTGCCAAGCTTGGTGCTACCATCCATATGGGCAGGAATCGGCTTATTTATGCTTATGCTGATGGGAGGAATAGCAAATGTTTCAAAAAGTTATTATGAAGCTGCTGAGATCGATGGTGCCAATGAATGGCAGCAGTTTTGGAAGGTTACCCTGCCATTGATTTGGCCACAGATCAAAATTTCAGTGCTTTATATCGTTATAACTACATTAAACGGTTCCTTTATTATTGTACAGGTTATGACTGGCGGTGGTCCAAATAACTCTACACATGTCATGGGGTCCTACTTATATCAACAAGCTTTTGTCCAATTTAATTTCGGATATGGAGCAACTATTGGAGTAATGATTCTTGTATTCTCCTTACTAACAGTGTTAATTCTACAATTCTTTATGCGAAGAGACAAAGTGGAGTACTAA
- a CDS encoding ABC transporter substrate-binding protein, protein MFLFAVMLMLAFVVACSSDDGGNTDSGSDKSENTSEGGDGEISGDLEIQYFVGGYGDSWWKEVIGDFKEKYPDVNVIEHAGPNINDEMRSRWVSNDPPDVVYIDGAGSSETQMVEDGQLMNLTDWVQDIELDNGDKLVDSFIVEPGKFDGDIYSLPLVFDTWGTWYDKAWFEEEGFKVPSDFDSFMSSMQEIKKEADIEPFVTSGQHPYYFLRGMLYPAFGAAGGDELLADLITGKEGAWTSDVVLETMKKVEKMQKEGMFDEGLGALNHTQSQMNFLLHENAFIPVGFWLPNEMANDIPEGLEFGFIPSPMQDKGEPFAIVPDLRPLAIAENAENPEAAKAFVEFAFTRDYAMSFSEHTGAIMNITGVDLTKNENVPSYLTEANAMINDPEQVQIYEKPHPMSADLETPVGNALMSLMLGNMTAEEFVQEAEKAAADYRK, encoded by the coding sequence ATGTTTCTATTTGCAGTCATGTTAATGCTTGCATTTGTAGTTGCATGCTCTTCTGATGATGGAGGCAATACGGATAGCGGTTCCGATAAATCCGAAAATACATCAGAAGGAGGGGATGGAGAGATCTCCGGAGATCTGGAAATTCAGTATTTTGTTGGTGGGTATGGAGATTCGTGGTGGAAGGAAGTTATTGGGGATTTTAAAGAAAAATATCCTGATGTGAACGTGATTGAGCATGCAGGCCCTAATATTAACGACGAGATGCGTTCTAGATGGGTTTCCAATGATCCACCAGATGTTGTTTACATTGATGGCGCTGGATCTAGTGAAACTCAAATGGTAGAAGATGGTCAGTTGATGAATTTAACTGACTGGGTACAGGATATTGAGCTAGATAATGGCGATAAGCTTGTTGATAGTTTTATCGTGGAGCCAGGTAAATTTGATGGAGATATCTACTCCCTTCCATTAGTTTTTGATACATGGGGAACTTGGTATGACAAAGCATGGTTTGAAGAAGAAGGGTTCAAAGTTCCAAGTGACTTTGATAGCTTTATGAGCTCCATGCAGGAAATTAAAAAAGAAGCAGATATTGAACCATTTGTAACTTCAGGACAGCATCCTTATTATTTCCTTCGTGGCATGCTTTATCCAGCATTTGGAGCAGCAGGAGGAGATGAATTATTAGCAGATTTAATTACTGGTAAAGAGGGAGCATGGACCAGTGATGTGGTTCTCGAAACAATGAAGAAGGTAGAAAAAATGCAAAAGGAAGGCATGTTTGATGAAGGGCTAGGAGCGTTGAACCATACACAATCTCAAATGAACTTCCTTCTACACGAAAATGCTTTTATCCCAGTAGGGTTCTGGCTACCTAATGAGATGGCAAATGACATTCCTGAAGGCCTGGAATTTGGCTTTATCCCTTCCCCTATGCAAGATAAGGGTGAACCGTTCGCTATTGTACCTGATTTACGTCCATTGGCAATTGCTGAAAATGCAGAGAATCCTGAAGCAGCTAAGGCCTTTGTTGAATTCGCTTTTACAAGAGATTATGCAATGTCCTTCTCTGAGCATACAGGAGCAATTATGAATATTACTGGTGTCGATTTGACTAAAAACGAAAACGTCCCTAGCTACTTAACAGAAGCTAATGCAATGATTAATGATCCAGAACAAGTACAAATCTATGAAAAACCACATCCAATGAGTGCAGATTTAGAGACGCCGGTTGGCAATGCATTAATGTCCTTAATGTTAGGTAATATGACTGCTGAAGAATTTGTTCAGGAAGCTGAAAAAGCTGCGGCGGATTACCGGAAATAA
- the murQ gene encoding N-acetylmuramic acid 6-phosphate etherase translates to MELAGLTTERRNLNSLQLDQMTSLEILKLMNEEDKKVPLAIEAILPQVDLAVNKVFHALSHGGRLFYVGAGTSGRLGVMDASECPPTFMTSPDLVQTVMAGGQQAFFKAIEGSEDEEKQAVIDLEAKKFSKKDVMIGITASGRTPYPIGAVKYAKELGAYTISLSSNKESVISNYADCNIEVIVGPEVLTGSTRLKAATAHKMILNMISTATMVKLGKVYENLMVDVHASNYKLRERAKRNIMEITNVTYEKAEEVLNQTNYEVKPAIVMIESNVPYSTARKAIAENNGYVRKAIKSLS, encoded by the coding sequence ATGGAATTAGCGGGATTGACGACAGAAAGAAGAAATCTTAATAGCTTGCAATTGGATCAAATGACCTCTTTGGAAATACTAAAATTGATGAATGAGGAAGATAAAAAAGTGCCTTTAGCAATAGAAGCAATTTTGCCACAGGTGGATCTTGCTGTTAACAAAGTATTTCATGCCCTCTCGCATGGAGGGAGGTTGTTCTATGTTGGAGCAGGTACAAGTGGCAGACTTGGTGTGATGGACGCATCTGAATGTCCACCTACATTTATGACCTCACCTGATTTAGTTCAAACTGTTATGGCTGGAGGGCAGCAGGCCTTCTTTAAAGCAATCGAAGGGTCAGAGGACGAGGAAAAACAGGCTGTTATCGACTTAGAGGCTAAAAAGTTCTCAAAGAAAGATGTGATGATTGGAATAACAGCAAGCGGAAGAACTCCATATCCCATAGGCGCTGTTAAATATGCTAAAGAATTAGGAGCCTACACTATTTCTTTATCAAGCAATAAAGAATCAGTCATAAGTAATTATGCAGATTGTAATATAGAAGTGATTGTGGGACCAGAAGTACTGACTGGTTCTACAAGGTTAAAGGCTGCCACAGCGCACAAAATGATCCTTAACATGATTAGTACTGCTACAATGGTTAAACTTGGCAAGGTATATGAAAATTTAATGGTCGATGTACATGCAAGTAACTATAAATTAAGAGAACGAGCAAAGCGAAATATCATGGAGATTACCAATGTTACATATGAAAAGGCAGAGGAAGTACTAAATCAAACTAATTATGAAGTGAAACCTGCGATTGTCATGATTGAAAGTAATGTGCCGTACTCTACTGCAAGAAAGGCAATAGCCGAAAACAATGGATATGTAAGAAAAGCAATTAAATCACTATCATAG
- a CDS encoding MurR/RpiR family transcriptional regulator encodes MSHIKGGLTIIKEMVNHLAPSEKKIAEYILNNPEESILLTALMLGEKSNTSSAAVVRLCKSLGFSGFQELKIRVAGDLQEEDIRGYRDIDPKEDVKTIIDKVTSNTIQTLRETVDILNEKNIQEAVALLGNADSVLFVGVGASYLAAKDAEQKFIRINKNAHAFSDAHMAATAIANKGSKDVVVGISFSGNTKEIAKLLELAKQNNVKTISITKYGSSLITQFTDIPLHTSAAKEATFRSGATSSRIAQLHVIDILLMCLASQEYQQTITYLDETRKAVSFLSGNKV; translated from the coding sequence ATGTCCCATATTAAGGGAGGGTTAACCATAATTAAAGAAATGGTTAATCATTTGGCTCCATCGGAAAAAAAGATAGCGGAGTATATTTTGAATAACCCTGAGGAATCTATTCTGCTTACAGCTCTAATGCTTGGTGAAAAGAGTAATACAAGTAGTGCGGCAGTAGTGCGTCTATGTAAATCCCTCGGGTTTAGTGGCTTTCAAGAACTTAAGATTCGGGTTGCTGGTGATTTACAGGAAGAAGATATACGCGGCTATCGAGATATAGATCCAAAAGAGGATGTAAAAACCATTATAGATAAGGTTACAAGTAACACGATTCAAACATTGAGAGAAACAGTAGATATTTTAAACGAAAAAAACATACAAGAAGCTGTTGCTCTGCTAGGTAATGCAGATTCAGTACTATTTGTCGGTGTAGGGGCTTCTTATTTAGCTGCAAAAGATGCAGAGCAAAAGTTTATTCGGATTAATAAAAATGCGCATGCATTTTCAGATGCGCATATGGCGGCAACTGCAATTGCCAATAAGGGTTCCAAAGATGTGGTGGTCGGAATCTCCTTCTCAGGAAACACCAAGGAAATAGCTAAACTACTTGAGCTTGCTAAGCAAAATAACGTTAAAACGATCAGTATAACAAAATACGGAAGTTCGCTAATCACACAATTCACCGATATTCCGCTACATACTTCTGCAGCAAAAGAAGCCACCTTCCGCAGTGGAGCAACTTCTTCTCGAATTGCCCAATTGCATGTTATTGATATTTTGTTAATGTGTCTGGCATCACAAGAGTACCAACAAACGATTACCTATTTGGATGAGACAAGGAAAGCTGTTTCTTTTCTATCGGGTAATAAAGTATAA
- a CDS encoding N-acetylglucosamine kinase, which translates to MGYMIGIDGGGTKTEALLADRKGNVIARALAGPTNPNLITVEKLVDTFDVLFTSLQAQFSPSIQQITALFAGISGAGNKQNQQLIKSVIQRFLPNVLIHVEADTVNALYSGTYGKPGIVLISGTGSIAFGINDKLERERVGGWGYLFGDEGSGFDIGRQGVIAALKAYDGRGHPTILLSELYSHFSVSNPQDLIRSIYQAPIPKDTISPLSKIVFQAYRQNDSEAKRILMNVAEDMKAKMITLHKKLFQKTEIVRVILCGGIFQNKDIMPILLEGKLRSYPYLQISIPSIPPVAGSLIGAAVMHSDCVQGEFISNLQKSYK; encoded by the coding sequence ATGGGGTATATGATTGGTATTGATGGTGGGGGAACAAAAACCGAAGCTTTACTTGCAGACAGAAAAGGGAATGTTATAGCAAGAGCATTAGCTGGCCCAACTAATCCAAATCTAATAACAGTAGAGAAATTAGTCGATACATTCGATGTACTTTTTACCAGTTTACAGGCACAATTCTCCCCATCTATTCAGCAAATTACAGCATTATTTGCCGGAATTTCAGGAGCCGGAAATAAACAAAACCAACAGTTAATTAAAAGTGTAATCCAACGCTTTCTGCCAAATGTGCTCATTCATGTAGAAGCCGATACGGTAAATGCTCTTTATTCGGGTACATACGGAAAGCCGGGTATTGTATTGATTTCCGGTACTGGGTCAATTGCCTTTGGTATCAACGATAAACTAGAAAGAGAACGTGTTGGCGGCTGGGGATACCTATTTGGAGATGAAGGCAGCGGGTTTGATATTGGACGCCAAGGAGTTATTGCAGCATTAAAAGCATACGATGGACGAGGACATCCAACCATATTGCTTTCTGAGTTGTATTCTCACTTCTCAGTAAGCAACCCTCAAGACCTCATCCGAAGCATCTACCAAGCTCCTATACCAAAGGACACGATTTCGCCTTTATCGAAAATTGTATTTCAGGCATATAGACAGAATGATTCCGAAGCGAAACGTATTTTGATGAATGTAGCTGAGGATATGAAAGCAAAAATGATAACCCTACATAAAAAGCTATTTCAAAAGACAGAAATAGTTAGAGTTATATTATGTGGTGGTATTTTTCAAAATAAAGACATTATGCCAATTCTACTTGAAGGAAAATTAAGGTCATATCCTTATTTACAAATAAGCATTCCATCCATCCCTCCAGTTGCTGGCTCACTAATTGGAGCCGCAGTCATGCACAGTGATTGTGTACAGGGGGAATTTATTAGTAATCTGCAAAAATCATACAAATGA
- a CDS encoding flavodoxin, with the protein MGNLLIIYASSTGNTELMADAIEAYLRKKDHQVVSKTFDYDPINVEDLLLYDGILIGTYTWDDGELPYEVEDFYEELEDVDLTGKPVGVFGSADSFYDTFGGAIDLLADRLQSRGAVLLDDRIKVDLTPKAKDIENCELFTQKLIDKIE; encoded by the coding sequence ATGGGAAACTTATTAATAATATATGCCAGTTCAACTGGGAATACGGAACTAATGGCTGATGCAATAGAGGCATACTTGCGAAAAAAAGATCATCAGGTGGTAAGTAAAACATTCGATTATGATCCAATCAATGTGGAGGACCTGCTACTCTATGATGGGATTCTCATCGGAACATACACATGGGATGATGGTGAGTTACCATATGAGGTCGAGGATTTTTACGAAGAGCTGGAAGATGTAGACCTTACAGGTAAACCTGTTGGCGTATTTGGATCTGCTGATTCCTTCTACGATACATTTGGAGGAGCAATTGACTTACTTGCTGATCGCTTGCAAAGCCGCGGGGCTGTGTTGCTAGATGATAGAATTAAAGTAGATCTCACTCCGAAAGCAAAAGATATAGAGAATTGTGAGTTATTTACACAAAAATTAATAGACAAAATAGAGTAG
- a CDS encoding plasmid pRiA4b ORF-3 family protein: MIYELKIVLKDVGTQVYRDIQLDGQTTFEELHQIVQIAFEWSASHLFGFFVARTNGKEVNRIRMTSKKDPNESFSNPRINQSPTYYIEEEYIADWFQVVGDRIIYVYDYGDDWQHEITLTQIIQPKEGEAYPQCMKAENIAPPEDSRGELLGGDINLEFADNKELLNKVNKDLEVAFANDAIHVDIWEEVLKTAKEFHRQKPWKKLRDDEIFTVVDPVTKENLFCSVLGAGEETFGLAVYIGQAGLQSLIETVTRESESFSIMLKQRSLLLSFEDREDLSRSEYKFIKSFNTNFRGKKAWPIFISYVPGYNPWDIDAEEARLLVVAMSQALEILEEIKSGLELPDFFEGSSFVKVPYEQAGNIIYQNEIKDIEDMIHDQSDSQVELGVSELTIRRLKKNTDRIKAEIEFSLQYVDLPVQEDPNERPRFPVLSIAADHTQGLVIYQDLLDTTIENETAQQQLVNLFQSIEGIPEILYMNAQTFHQIEPLVEELNLSVEITQELTIINEVINGLHNSISPF; this comes from the coding sequence ATGATCTATGAATTGAAAATAGTACTAAAAGATGTAGGAACTCAAGTATATAGGGATATTCAGCTTGATGGACAAACTACATTCGAAGAGTTGCACCAAATAGTACAGATTGCATTTGAATGGTCTGCATCTCATTTATTTGGGTTCTTTGTTGCTAGAACAAATGGAAAAGAAGTGAATCGAATTAGAATGACATCGAAGAAAGATCCCAATGAAAGTTTTTCGAATCCTAGGATAAATCAATCACCTACTTATTATATTGAAGAAGAATATATTGCTGATTGGTTTCAGGTTGTTGGGGATCGAATCATCTATGTTTATGATTATGGGGATGATTGGCAGCATGAAATTACCTTGACACAAATAATTCAACCTAAAGAAGGGGAAGCTTACCCCCAGTGTATGAAGGCGGAAAATATTGCTCCACCAGAAGATAGCAGAGGAGAGTTGCTGGGAGGCGATATTAATCTAGAATTTGCTGACAATAAAGAGTTGCTAAATAAGGTAAACAAGGATTTAGAAGTCGCTTTTGCAAATGATGCGATTCATGTAGATATATGGGAAGAAGTATTAAAAACGGCTAAAGAGTTTCACAGACAAAAGCCATGGAAGAAGCTTCGAGATGATGAGATTTTCACCGTTGTGGATCCTGTCACTAAAGAAAATTTGTTTTGTTCGGTACTAGGAGCAGGTGAAGAAACATTTGGTCTTGCGGTGTACATTGGTCAAGCTGGACTTCAATCTTTAATTGAAACGGTGACGAGAGAAAGTGAATCATTCTCTATCATGCTTAAACAACGTAGTCTGCTGCTCAGCTTTGAAGATAGGGAAGATTTATCAAGGAGCGAGTACAAATTCATTAAATCATTTAATACTAATTTTCGTGGTAAAAAAGCATGGCCAATATTCATAAGCTATGTTCCTGGCTATAACCCTTGGGATATAGATGCTGAGGAAGCAAGACTATTAGTAGTAGCGATGTCCCAAGCTTTAGAAATTTTAGAGGAGATCAAAAGTGGACTTGAACTCCCTGATTTTTTTGAGGGAAGTTCTTTTGTCAAAGTTCCCTACGAGCAGGCTGGAAATATTATATACCAGAATGAGATAAAGGATATCGAGGATATGATTCATGATCAATCCGATTCTCAAGTTGAGTTAGGGGTTTCTGAGCTTACCATTAGAAGACTGAAAAAAAATACAGACAGGATAAAGGCTGAAATAGAATTTAGTCTCCAGTACGTCGATTTGCCTGTTCAAGAAGATCCAAACGAAAGACCAAGATTTCCTGTTTTATCCATTGCTGCAGATCATACGCAAGGTTTAGTCATTTATCAAGATCTTCTCGATACCACTATAGAAAATGAAACTGCACAACAGCAACTTGTGAATTTATTCCAATCAATTGAAGGAATACCTGAAATACTGTATATGAACGCACAAACTTTTCATCAAATTGAACCACTGGTAGAAGAATTAAACCTTTCAGTGGAAATCACCCAGGAACTTACCATTATTAATGAGGTAATTAATGGACTACACAATAGTATCTCACCTTTTTAA
- a CDS encoding YmaF family protein codes for MYRGISPMLFSFPYSKKLMQHPYNLNHPEGTPQNIQREQQDQMKGNERHTHAYYGTTTCEGGHTHLHPGVTGPAIDSKDGHVHKVYGNTTFNDGHFHYYEAYTGPPTQLPDGSHIHYTEFKTKESNGHTHVIKGFTAAAKN; via the coding sequence ATGTACCGTGGCATATCTCCTATGCTGTTCAGTTTTCCTTATAGTAAAAAACTAATGCAACATCCATATAATTTAAATCACCCTGAAGGCACCCCTCAAAATATTCAAAGGGAACAGCAGGATCAAATGAAAGGCAATGAAAGACACACACATGCATATTACGGGACTACCACTTGTGAAGGTGGGCATACACATTTACATCCTGGGGTCACTGGACCCGCTATCGACTCAAAGGACGGACATGTCCACAAGGTTTATGGAAATACTACTTTTAATGACGGACACTTTCACTATTATGAAGCATATACAGGACCACCAACTCAATTGCCCGATGGGTCCCACATTCATTATACAGAATTTAAAACAAAAGAAAGTAATGGGCATACCCATGTTATTAAAGGGTTTACTGCAGCTGCAAAAAACTAA